A genomic stretch from Helianthus annuus cultivar XRQ/B chromosome 1, HanXRQr2.0-SUNRISE, whole genome shotgun sequence includes:
- the LOC110876418 gene encoding ubiquitin carboxyl-terminal hydrolase 24 → MSDQPQVLLFGSFSEDEVISWLNKPSENAKKPAKSKPLDLNSLKISSDISFGSFNGESHKSTNASKGSSNLNPTGICKNGKVSPSEPIKNLKPEALIHPKQNGAPHHNGNMALKTVHNINSVVHTKVETLGSVKEEKSNEPIETCLLPRGLINSGNMCFLNATLQALLSCSPVVQLLQGIRARVAQKTGYPTLAAFGEFISEFKMPVGASSKDTTQTGRPFSPAMFEVVLKNFTPDVPNSISGRPRQEDAQEFLSFVMHQMHDELLKLEGQASNANGNGSSLVSSVEDDDWETVGPKNKSAVTRTQNFAPSEVRAIFGGQLRSVVRARGNKDSATVQPFFLLHLDISHDGVANIEDALRLYSMPETLDEYRTTSGKAGVVTARKSVNLQTLPKIMILHLKRFGYGTNGSTKLHKPVRFPLELLLSRDLLVSTATKDRKYTLIASVTHHGREASKGHYTADACYPNQQWFRFDDASVTAISTNKVLHDQAYILFYKRL, encoded by the exons ATGAGTGATCAACCTCAG GTACTGTTATTCGGGTCATTTTCTGAAGATGAAGTCATATCATGGCTTAACAAGCCATCTGAAAACGCTAAAAAGCCTGCGAAAAGCAAACCTTTGGATCTTAATTCGTTAAAGATATCAAGTGATATATCTTTTGGTAGTTTCAACGGTGAATCACACAAGAGCACAAACGCTTCCAAGGGTTCATCTAATCTCAACCCAACTGGCATTTGCAAGAATGGTAAAGTTAGCCCTTCTGAACCGATTAAAAATCTCAAGCCTGAAGCTTTAATACACCCAAAACAAAATGGAGCACCACATCATAACGGTAACATGGCGCTAAAAACCGTTCATAATATCAATTCGGTAGTGCACACGAAAGTCGAAACTTTAGGCAGTGTGAAAGAAGAGAAGTCGAATGAACCGATTGAAACATGCTTGTTACCTCGTGGGTTAATTAACTCAGGGAACATGTGCTTTCTCAACGCTACATTGCAAGCTCTTTTGTCTTGTTCACCAGTAGTTCAACTTTTGCAGGGTATAAGAGCCCGTGTTGCTCAGAAG ACTGGCTATCCGACGTTAGCTGCATTTGGTGAATTTATTTCTGAATTCAAGATGCCTGTTGGTGCAAGCTCAAAGGACACAACGCAAACGGGTCGGCCTTTCAGCCCAGCCATGTTTGAAGTGGTCTTGAAGAATTTTACTCCTGATGTTCCTAATAGCATTTCCGGGAGGCCCAG GCAAGAAGATGCACAGGAGTTTTTAAGTTTCGTCATGCATCAAATGCACGACGAACTACTAAAGCTTGAAGGACAAGCGTCAAACGCAAATGGCAACGGGTCGTCACTTGTTTCATCTGTAGAAGATGATGATTGGGAGACTGTTGGTCCGAAGAACAAATCTGCGGTAACGAGAACACAAAACTTTGCTCCCTCGGAAGTGCGTGCAATCTTTGGAGGTCAATTGAGAAGTGTTGTTAGGGCAAGAG GGAATAAAGATTCGGCTACTGTTCAACCGTTTTTTTTGCTTCATCTTGATATATCTCATGATGGTGTTGCTAATATTGAGGACGCCCTTCGTCTCTATTCTATGCCGGAGACACTTGATGAGTATCGAACAACATCCGGAAAG GCTGGAGTTGTGACAGCCAGAAAATCTGTCAACTTACAAACACTTCCAAAGATAATGATATTGCACCTGAAGCGATTTGGCTATGGAACCAATGGAAGTACAAAATTACACAAACCTGTACGCTTCCCACTTGAGTTGCTCCTAAGTCGTGATTTGCTTGTTTCAACTGCAACAAAG GATCGAAAGTACACACTTATTGCATCCGTAACACACCATGGAAGAGAAGCTTCGAAGGGGCATTACACTGCAGATGCTTGTTATCCAAATCAGCAATGGTTTCGATTTGATGATGCTTCGGTTACTGCAATAAGCACAAACAAGGTCCTACATGACCAGGCCTATATCCTTTTCTACAAAAGACTATAA